In one window of bacterium DNA:
- the infC gene encoding translation initiation factor IF-3, protein MRVNENIRDKQVKLINEEGKMQGVVEIKEALLAARSKQMDLVEIVPGQTPPLCKIMNYSKYRYEQKRKKKETHKHRRVGQLKEVRMRSTIGQHDLDVKSKHIQEFLETERKVKVTINFKGRETSHADLGRKVLETIKENFSSIANCEQEPRLDGYRMTMLLVPKKKVQTEQKKE, encoded by the coding sequence TTGCGAGTAAATGAAAACATCAGAGATAAACAGGTTAAGTTGATTAATGAAGAAGGTAAGATGCAAGGGGTTGTAGAAATCAAAGAAGCTTTGCTTGCCGCCCGTAGTAAACAGATGGATTTAGTAGAGATTGTTCCTGGGCAGACACCTCCTCTTTGCAAAATTATGAATTATAGCAAGTACCGTTATGAGCAGAAGAGGAAGAAGAAGGAGACGCATAAACACAGGAGGGTTGGTCAGTTAAAAGAAGTGAGAATGCGTTCCACAATAGGGCAACACGATTTGGATGTTAAGTCGAAGCACATCCAGGAGTTTTTGGAGACCGAACGCAAGGTAAAAGTCACAATTAATTTCAAAGGAAGGGAAACCAGTCACGCTGATTTAGGGAGAAAAGTTCTGGAAACAATCAAGGAAAATTTTTCTTCCATAGCCAACTGTGAGCAGGAACCTCGTTTGGACGGGTATCGAATGACGATGTTGCTTGTTCCCAAGAAAAAGGTACAGACTGAACAAAAGAAAGAGTAG
- the thrS gene encoding threonine--tRNA ligase produces the protein MAKRNEKIEKDLEALRHSCSHIMAHAVTELFPGVKLAIGPPIADGFYYDFDKREPFTPQDLEKITEKMKDIIKKNYPFVRSEKSREEALKFFGDRGEKYKVELIEGMDDEKVTIYEQGGFIDLCRGSHVKSTDKVKYFKLLSVAGAYWRGDEKRESLQRIYGTTFFTQEELDKYLYLLEEAKKRDHRKLGVELDLFSMHERAGAGLIYWHPKGSRIRKVIEDFWEEEHLKNGYELVDIPHIARIDLWQTSGHVDFYQEYMYSPMDIEGQKYIIKPMNCPGHILIYKTKVRSYRDLPIRWAELGTVYRYERSGVLHGLMRVRGFTQDDAHIFCRPEQLEDEIVGVIKFVLFMLRTFGFSDYDVALSTRPEKYVGTLESWEKAESALKKALEKVKLAYVVNPGEGVFYGPKIDIKIKDSLGRAWQCSTIQVDFNLPERFDINFIDISGQRRRPIMIHRALLGSLERFFGVLIEHYGGAFPVWLAPVQATVLTITDLQKEYSQKVYNRLKEKSIRVEANFANEKIDKKIRNAQLQKIPYMLVIGKREVESETVAVRRRDQKDLGPVKVNQFIEDISEEIKNRR, from the coding sequence GTGGCTAAGAGAAACGAAAAAATTGAGAAAGATTTAGAGGCACTGCGCCATTCCTGTTCCCATATTATGGCGCATGCAGTTACTGAACTTTTTCCTGGTGTAAAGCTTGCTATCGGACCACCTATTGCTGATGGTTTTTACTATGACTTTGATAAGAGGGAGCCTTTTACTCCCCAAGATTTAGAAAAAATTACTGAAAAGATGAAAGATATTATCAAAAAGAATTATCCCTTCGTTCGTTCTGAAAAGTCGAGAGAAGAGGCGCTGAAATTCTTTGGTGATAGAGGGGAAAAGTATAAAGTTGAGCTGATAGAAGGAATGGATGATGAGAAGGTAACCATTTACGAGCAGGGAGGCTTTATTGATCTCTGCCGAGGTTCCCATGTCAAGTCGACAGATAAGGTAAAATATTTTAAGTTGTTAAGCGTTGCTGGTGCTTACTGGCGGGGTGATGAGAAGAGGGAGAGCCTCCAGAGAATCTACGGAACAACATTTTTTACCCAGGAGGAGCTGGATAAATATCTATATTTGCTGGAAGAAGCTAAAAAGAGGGACCATCGCAAATTAGGGGTTGAGCTTGACCTTTTCAGCATGCACGAGAGAGCAGGAGCTGGACTAATATACTGGCATCCTAAGGGCTCACGTATCAGGAAAGTAATAGAAGATTTTTGGGAAGAGGAACATCTAAAAAATGGATACGAGCTGGTAGATATTCCCCATATTGCCAGAATAGATTTGTGGCAAACCTCCGGTCACGTCGATTTCTATCAGGAGTATATGTATTCGCCTATGGACATCGAGGGGCAGAAGTATATAATTAAACCAATGAATTGTCCCGGACATATACTGATTTATAAAACTAAGGTGAGAAGCTATCGTGATTTGCCAATTCGCTGGGCAGAACTGGGAACTGTGTATCGCTATGAGCGTTCGGGAGTCCTGCATGGCCTTATGCGGGTTCGTGGGTTTACTCAGGATGATGCTCACATTTTCTGTCGTCCTGAACAGTTAGAAGATGAGATTGTAGGGGTGATTAAGTTTGTTCTTTTCATGTTAAGGACATTTGGCTTTTCCGATTATGATGTTGCTTTAAGTACACGGCCAGAAAAATATGTGGGAACTCTGGAGAGTTGGGAAAAGGCAGAAAGTGCATTAAAGAAGGCACTGGAGAAAGTAAAACTTGCCTATGTGGTTAATCCAGGCGAGGGGGTCTTCTATGGACCCAAAATAGATATAAAAATAAAAGACTCATTGGGTCGAGCATGGCAATGTTCCACCATTCAGGTGGATTTTAATCTTCCCGAAAGGTTTGATATTAATTTTATAGACATCAGTGGGCAACGTCGCCGACCAATAATGATTCACCGGGCACTTTTGGGTTCCCTGGAGAGATTCTTTGGAGTTCTAATAGAACATTATGGAGGTGCTTTTCCCGTCTGGCTTGCTCCTGTGCAGGCAACGGTTCTAACTATTACCGACTTACAGAAGGAGTATAGTCAGAAAGTCTATAATCGGTTGAAAGAAAAGTCTATAAGAGTGGAAGCAAATTTTGCTAATGAGAAAATAGATAAAAAAATTCGCAATGCGCAGCTTCAGAAAATTCCCTATATGTTAGTCATTGGAAAGAGGGAAGTGGAATCAGAGACAGTCGCTGTAAGAAGAAGGGACCAGAAAGACCTTGGTCCTGTTAAGGTTAACCAATTCATTGAAGACATATCGGAAGAGATAAAAAATAGAAGATAA